The proteins below are encoded in one region of Tessaracoccus aquimaris:
- a CDS encoding VOC family protein, with protein MNPYLNFAGNTREAMEFYQSIFGGDLAVSSFADFGMADMPTDGTMHAALTTPDFVIMASDAMPGAEATWGGTRNYISLGGTDAAQLRGWFERLADGGNVGMPLEPQVWGATFGICMDKFGIEWMVSINPSE; from the coding sequence ATGAATCCCTACCTGAACTTCGCCGGCAACACGCGCGAGGCGATGGAGTTCTACCAATCCATCTTCGGGGGCGACCTGGCGGTCTCGTCGTTCGCCGACTTCGGGATGGCCGACATGCCAACCGATGGCACCATGCACGCCGCGCTCACCACGCCCGACTTCGTCATCATGGCCTCCGATGCAATGCCCGGGGCCGAGGCGACTTGGGGAGGCACCCGCAACTACATCTCTCTGGGCGGCACGGACGCCGCGCAACTGCGTGGCTGGTTCGAGCGGTTGGCCGACGGAGGCAACGTCGGGATGCCGCTCGAACCACAGGTGTGGGGCGCCACGTTCGGCATCTGCATGGACAAGTTCGGCATCGAATGGATGGTCAGCATCAACCCGTCCGAGTAG